From a region of the Mucilaginibacter auburnensis genome:
- a CDS encoding RNA polymerase sigma factor produces MGDQYLWASFLKGDPQAYENMYSQYYQNLYSYGVRKTNHPDLVRDCIQDLFVHLWTNRANLRQTDNVKYYLLASLRNFLVKASMQNDKRQGVSLDADMPFTMDFDPEMILLLKEKEGQRSKMIVEALEQLTDRQKEAIYLRYFEELSYDEVAELMNISVKGAYKLVYRALEVLKLALNMPKNDILLLLMACRLDFFTSLKHFLNQH; encoded by the coding sequence ATGGGTGATCAGTATTTGTGGGCGTCATTTTTAAAAGGCGATCCGCAGGCTTATGAGAATATGTATTCTCAATATTATCAAAACTTATATAGTTATGGTGTGCGCAAAACGAATCACCCTGATCTGGTGCGCGACTGTATACAAGATCTGTTTGTTCACCTGTGGACAAATCGTGCCAACCTTAGGCAAACAGATAACGTTAAATACTACCTGCTGGCCTCCCTGCGTAATTTTTTAGTAAAGGCAAGCATGCAAAATGATAAGCGGCAGGGGGTAAGCCTGGATGCTGATATGCCTTTCACAATGGATTTTGATCCGGAGATGATATTGTTGCTGAAAGAAAAAGAGGGTCAACGCTCCAAAATGATAGTTGAAGCCCTTGAACAATTAACAGACCGCCAAAAAGAAGCCATTTATTTGCGCTATTTTGAAGAATTAAGCTATGATGAGGTAGCAGAACTGATGAATATATCGGTTAAGGGTGCTTATAAATTAGTTTATCGGGCTTTAGAAGTGTTAAAGCTGGCATTGAACATGCCAAAAAATGATATCCTACTCCTTTTAATGGCTTGTCGCCTTGATTTTTTCACCTCATTGAAACATTTTTTAAATCAACATTAA
- a CDS encoding helix-turn-helix domain-containing protein, with translation MAIVSNNNARISYSCYYKENRQGEQFVEEHILSFQLSGSLLLNTGSKVYEFNAGDFRFIKRNQLIKFVKQPQPEGEFRSISVHFDQDLLRDISLEYGYTATLPSSESIISLKPGPLLTGYVDSILSLHRDGVVLTRELQALKLREGVLMLIEVEPKLKDILFNFSQPHKIDLQAFMEKNFRFNVQMQRFAYLTGRSLATFKRDFKKIFDTTPGNWLLNRRLKEAHYLIKEKNRSASHVYLEVGFEDLSHFSYAFKGKYGISPSRL, from the coding sequence ATGGCAATTGTTTCAAATAATAACGCCCGCATCAGCTATTCTTGTTATTACAAAGAAAACAGACAGGGCGAGCAATTTGTGGAAGAACATATCCTGAGCTTTCAGTTGTCGGGTTCGCTTTTACTTAATACAGGTAGTAAAGTTTATGAGTTTAATGCCGGCGATTTCAGGTTCATAAAACGAAATCAACTTATTAAATTTGTAAAGCAACCTCAACCCGAAGGAGAGTTTAGATCCATATCCGTTCATTTTGATCAGGATCTGCTCAGAGATATTAGCCTTGAGTATGGTTATACCGCTACGTTGCCTTCAAGCGAATCTATAATCAGTTTAAAGCCCGGTCCGTTACTCACAGGTTATGTAGATTCCATTTTGTCGCTGCATAGAGACGGGGTTGTTTTAACAAGAGAATTGCAGGCACTCAAACTCAGAGAAGGTGTATTGATGCTTATAGAGGTTGAGCCGAAGCTAAAGGATATACTTTTTAACTTTAGCCAACCTCATAAAATAGACCTGCAAGCTTTTATGGAAAAAAACTTCCGCTTTAATGTGCAAATGCAACGTTTTGCATACTTAACCGGCCGAAGTCTTGCCACATTTAAACGCGACTTTAAGAAAATATTTGATACCACACCAGGAAACTGGCTTTTAAATAGACGGTTGAAGGAGGCGCACTACCTTATAAAAGAAAAAAACAGGTCGGCCTCCCATGTTTATCTTGAAGTGGGCTTTGAAGACCTTTCGCACTTTTCATACGCGTTTAAGGGTAAATATGGGATATCGCCTTCAAGACTTTAA
- a CDS encoding FecR family protein yields the protein MKNYDEYSFQDFLDDDSFIALAKHGPAPERAHWEQWLATQPENATLYRDALNFLQIVNSAKPVIDSDSNTKLVWRQINHQLSVVQKRATRVKRLRVWSAMAASVILLLGGAWWYLNSIVVITTGNGEQQLVKLPDDSEIQLNANSSLSYHRAWAIQSMREVWLNGEALFKVNHLNKDANSIKASERFVAHAANVQISVLGTEFNVKNRRDRVVISLVKGKISVSNTKKSKSIIMLPGDALQIKNDQFVRLPINQLANKPLAWTQHKIMASGLTVADIIENYEDTYGGQIIVDNPSVKAKRIDGIISLQNKENTLYMLANLLNATIEQRNDSTFYFRSNNTKH from the coding sequence ATGAAAAACTACGACGAATACTCTTTTCAGGACTTTCTTGACGATGACTCCTTCATCGCGTTAGCAAAACATGGCCCCGCACCCGAGCGTGCACATTGGGAGCAATGGCTGGCTACACAACCTGAAAATGCTACACTATACCGTGATGCCCTTAATTTTTTACAAATAGTTAATTCCGCGAAACCTGTAATAGATTCGGATAGTAATACAAAACTGGTTTGGAGGCAGATCAACCACCAACTAAGTGTTGTTCAGAAACGTGCTACCCGTGTAAAACGCTTACGTGTGTGGAGCGCCATGGCGGCCTCGGTTATTTTATTGTTAGGGGGAGCGTGGTGGTATTTAAATTCGATTGTTGTAATAACTACTGGCAATGGTGAGCAGCAGCTGGTAAAACTACCGGATGATAGCGAGATACAATTAAACGCTAATTCGTCTTTAAGCTATCACCGTGCCTGGGCCATTCAGTCTATGCGCGAAGTTTGGCTGAACGGCGAAGCGTTGTTTAAGGTGAATCATCTTAATAAAGATGCCAATAGCATTAAAGCGTCCGAGCGCTTTGTAGCCCATGCTGCCAATGTGCAAATAAGCGTATTGGGAACCGAGTTCAATGTGAAAAACAGGAGGGACAGGGTAGTTATATCCTTAGTAAAAGGTAAGATCAGTGTAAGCAACACTAAAAAGAGTAAATCCATTATTATGCTGCCGGGCGATGCACTTCAGATCAAGAATGATCAATTTGTGAGGCTTCCAATTAATCAACTCGCCAATAAGCCATTAGCCTGGACCCAACACAAAATAATGGCCAGTGGCTTAACCGTGGCCGACATTATTGAGAACTATGAGGACACCTACGGCGGACAAATCATAGTTGATAATCCATCAGTAAAAGCTAAACGGATTGATGGCATCATTTCGTTGCAAAATAAAGAAAACACCCTCTATATGCTGGCTAACCTGCTAAATGCAACCATTGAGCAGCGTAATGACAGTACTTTTTATTTCAGATCAAATAATACAAAGCATTAA
- a CDS encoding YtxH domain-containing protein — MTSPFRKRKHTTLGAGLVIGTVVAGIAGYLFYSKNKPEVRNMLADKIDRLRLKLFTKQQPAEETTDTPEYLAHHQKAPKTDREALLKGELLHE; from the coding sequence ATGACAAGTCCATTCAGAAAAAGAAAGCATACCACGTTGGGCGCCGGTTTGGTAATAGGCACAGTAGTGGCAGGTATAGCCGGTTATTTATTTTATAGCAAAAACAAACCAGAAGTACGCAATATGCTGGCCGACAAAATTGACAGGCTCCGTTTAAAATTATTTACCAAACAGCAACCTGCTGAAGAAACAACTGATACACCTGAATATTTAGCGCACCACCAAAAAGCGCCGAAGACGGATAGGGAAGCGTTGCTAAAGGGTGAGTTATTGCACGAGTAA
- a CDS encoding RagB/SusD family nutrient uptake outer membrane protein, which yields MKFRYIAAAILFSVSLASCRKYVEIKTQGQLVPGDINNYRLILNNSNAFEVGPQIGDLSSDDVEIVNGSTQQSNQSSDFYRYWRAAYTWQTDIYPLGTYQTDNNWNAMYNSIAYANTVIGEVPTSTGGSEKDKAALIGEALVHRADAYLMLMNTYAKPYNASTAGSDLGVPMVLVQTTQQSLVRPSSQTVYDQIIKDLKQAIPSLAPRQTFNTQPSKVSAYGELARCYLYMNNYAAANTYADSALAIANTLNDLGAITVVNTTTYPIRRSDPEILLSKVAYNGISAFTTTAMRLSSDLLALLGTKDQRYTLFTSDPSVISTQYVAAGGRFFTRDRSIGEARNIGPNVPEMMLIKAEYYARTNDVANAMLWVNRLRQKRFKPADYTPLTATTQAEALSQVIDERHREFFCRMLRWWDQRRLKQDPAFQKTYTRTYANVTYTLEPTSDRYVFRIPPYQIQLNPEIQQNP from the coding sequence ATGAAATTTAGATATATCGCAGCAGCTATTCTTTTTTCAGTTTCTTTAGCTTCATGCCGCAAGTATGTAGAGATAAAAACGCAGGGACAATTAGTGCCCGGAGATATAAATAACTATCGTTTAATACTCAATAATTCCAACGCCTTTGAGGTGGGGCCGCAAATAGGCGACCTTTCATCAGACGATGTTGAAATTGTAAACGGTAGCACACAACAAAGCAACCAGTCATCTGACTTTTACCGTTACTGGCGCGCGGCCTATACATGGCAAACTGATATTTATCCATTAGGCACCTATCAAACAGATAATAACTGGAATGCTATGTACAATAGCATTGCCTACGCTAACACCGTTATAGGCGAGGTACCAACCAGTACAGGTGGTTCTGAAAAAGATAAAGCGGCGTTAATAGGTGAAGCATTAGTACACCGGGCAGATGCTTACCTTATGCTGATGAACACCTATGCCAAGCCTTATAATGCAAGCACTGCGGGCAGTGACCTGGGTGTTCCAATGGTACTTGTGCAAACTACACAACAGTCGTTAGTTAGGCCGTCGTCACAAACTGTGTACGACCAGATCATTAAAGATCTGAAACAAGCCATTCCCAGCCTTGCGCCGAGGCAGACATTTAACACACAGCCATCAAAAGTATCTGCTTATGGCGAACTGGCACGCTGTTATCTGTACATGAATAATTATGCGGCTGCAAATACCTATGCTGATAGCGCTTTGGCAATTGCCAATACACTAAATGATCTGGGAGCTATTACGGTTGTTAATACCACAACTTATCCTATCAGACGTAGTGACCCGGAAATATTACTTTCAAAAGTTGCTTATAATGGCATTAGCGCCTTTACAACAACAGCCATGAGGTTAAGTAGCGATCTGTTGGCATTATTAGGCACTAAAGACCAACGTTATACCTTGTTCACATCAGACCCTTCGGTTATTTCTACTCAATATGTAGCGGCGGGAGGCAGATTTTTTACGCGTGACCGTTCTATTGGCGAAGCGCGTAACATTGGCCCTAATGTGCCTGAAATGATGCTGATAAAAGCGGAGTATTACGCCCGCACTAATGATGTTGCAAACGCTATGCTTTGGGTGAACAGACTGCGCCAAAAACGCTTCAAACCGGCTGATTATACCCCTTTAACGGCCACCACACAAGCAGAAGCCTTAAGTCAGGTTATTGATGAGCGCCACAGGGAGTTTTTCTGCCGCATGTTGCGGTGGTGGGATCAGCGCCGCTTAAAACAGGACCCCGCTTTTCAAAAAACTTACACCCGTACGTATGCTAACGTAACGTATACGCTGGAGCCAACCAGTGATCGTTATGTGTTTCGTATACCCCCGTATCAGATA
- a CDS encoding SusC/RagA family TonB-linked outer membrane protein, whose product MRNTFTKLTRCLLLFLCLGCCYNAYAQNGNSRISLTDAIKSVQTRFKTQLAYEHGLLDNKFTTANDLKGSQAEEALKNILYPNNLIFLYVSENNYTIVARNASFFNSGTPAVSVTVNKTGGVATHTVRGNITGDNGEPLPFVNVWVKGTNQATRSDDDGGFLLPAVNSTDVISFSMMGYETRELVAGNDIKLNVSLRANQTMLNEVSIVSNGYQTISKERATGAAFSLSAKEIEEHPQNNIIQRLEGLTPGMQINLSSGDRGFFYQSGGSIATVQGANSTTRTVGTNDYGVTIRGKNTLQGEQSPLVVLDGAITELDMSTLNPSDIENITVLKDAAAASIWGVRAGNGVIVITTKKGKRNSKPTVNFNTLLTFGEKPDLGYFRTMTSAQQLAYEKELADRSLLPAPNPSNYFNALSYYSPGTNLAFALKAGTITQAQYAAQASALSAIDNRDQISKYLLQGAKSQQYNLSINGGSENNTYFYSLSYSKESPYEVRNYGSRLTATMNNSWKLFNWATLSTSFKGSFFNLVNNGISLNTLYNPTQSTLMPYQQLADANGNGIYFDRLNPAFTSTLSSVYKDWRYNYLDELALGDNTQKTSNYAFNVNLKVPLFEGLSASALYTTERSFNFNRQFYDPATFYMRDALNYYTYPTATGNSLNITNGGALQQSNTNQNNYSLRGQLDFDRTFNKRHQLTAIAGTEIRETNIGQNTSTLWGYNMATGITNTNINFNTSSPTYAYIAGLSPTAYTTFNKGGYPTQVDKQRRFLSYYSNAAYTLDNKYILSASVRYDDYNNFGLDRKYRATPLWSAGAKWHISRENFLKDVKWIDQLAIRATYGVNGNLSLNTYPFTYISLGSNDGVTGQSSANIIALANPQLRWEKTIVKNLGIDFSLFKSRLNGSFEVFDKNGKDLVYSFPISSVYQGNISPQLTRNAATLTGWGVEASLNGVIVRKTDFSWSAGLSFAYNTNKITDGRFNEAAYASNLGTSPSSISYISGYPSDKLFVYRNAGLDASGMTQIYDRNGDIVKSSTVTLTSLSDLKYAGRTTAPYFGGFNTNVRYKQFSLFAQFSYQFGNVFLKPSIQNYISSSTTLRYDLSADIAKRWMQPGDEANTVVPGLAGGSATQISLIRYQNSDINVLKGDYIRMRQLTFAYQIPNAVLNRFKIRGAQVGITANNLGLIWRANKEGYDPDFANYVGSLRGLPAARSYTLNLNLNF is encoded by the coding sequence ATGCGTAACACCTTTACAAAACTAACGCGATGCCTGTTACTCTTCCTGTGTTTAGGATGCTGTTACAACGCTTATGCCCAAAACGGCAACTCAAGGATCTCCCTTACTGACGCGATCAAGAGTGTTCAAACCCGGTTCAAAACCCAGTTAGCCTATGAGCACGGTTTACTCGACAACAAATTTACCACAGCTAATGACCTCAAAGGCAGCCAGGCCGAGGAGGCGTTAAAAAACATATTATACCCCAATAACCTTATTTTCCTTTATGTAAGCGAAAATAATTATACCATAGTTGCCAGGAACGCGAGCTTTTTTAATAGTGGCACTCCCGCCGTTTCGGTAACTGTCAACAAAACCGGTGGTGTTGCTACACATACTGTTCGTGGCAACATTACCGGTGATAATGGCGAGCCTTTGCCTTTTGTAAACGTTTGGGTAAAGGGCACTAATCAGGCAACGCGCAGCGATGATGACGGTGGTTTTTTGCTGCCTGCAGTTAATAGTACAGATGTTATTAGCTTCAGCATGATGGGTTACGAAACCCGCGAACTTGTTGCCGGTAATGATATTAAATTGAATGTCTCGCTCAGGGCTAATCAAACCATGCTTAACGAAGTTAGTATTGTAAGTAACGGTTATCAAACCATCAGCAAAGAGCGTGCAACAGGCGCGGCATTCAGCTTAAGCGCCAAAGAGATCGAAGAACATCCGCAAAATAATATCATTCAGCGCCTGGAAGGCTTAACGCCTGGCATGCAGATCAATCTGTCTTCTGGTGATCGTGGCTTTTTTTATCAGAGTGGCGGCTCAATTGCTACCGTGCAAGGTGCTAATTCAACTACCAGAACGGTTGGTACTAATGATTACGGCGTTACCATAAGGGGGAAGAATACCCTGCAAGGAGAACAGTCTCCGTTGGTTGTGTTAGACGGAGCCATCACCGAGCTTGATATGTCAACTCTTAATCCGAGCGATATTGAGAATATCACTGTATTAAAAGATGCGGCAGCAGCTTCTATATGGGGTGTTCGCGCGGGAAATGGTGTTATTGTAATAACCACAAAAAAAGGTAAAAGAAACAGCAAGCCAACCGTAAACTTTAACACCTTGCTAACCTTTGGCGAAAAGCCTGATCTGGGTTATTTCCGTACCATGACATCGGCTCAGCAATTGGCTTATGAGAAAGAGCTCGCAGATCGTAGCTTGTTGCCCGCGCCAAACCCGTCTAACTATTTTAATGCCCTGTCGTATTATTCACCCGGAACTAACCTGGCATTTGCGCTTAAAGCGGGCACCATTACACAGGCCCAATACGCGGCCCAGGCAAGTGCATTAAGTGCTATTGATAACCGCGATCAAATAAGTAAATATCTGCTGCAAGGCGCTAAAAGCCAGCAATATAATTTATCAATAAATGGCGGCAGCGAAAATAATACTTACTTCTATTCTTTGTCATACAGCAAAGAAAGTCCTTACGAGGTACGTAATTACGGCAGCAGACTTACCGCTACTATGAACAACAGCTGGAAACTTTTTAACTGGGCTACATTGTCTACCAGTTTTAAAGGATCGTTTTTCAATTTAGTTAATAATGGTATAAGCCTTAATACGCTTTACAATCCAACTCAGTCAACGTTAATGCCTTACCAGCAGTTAGCTGATGCCAATGGCAATGGTATTTATTTTGACCGGCTAAATCCGGCTTTTACCAGTACGCTTTCAAGTGTGTATAAAGACTGGCGTTATAATTACCTGGATGAGCTGGCTTTAGGCGATAATACGCAAAAAACTTCCAATTACGCCTTCAATGTTAACCTGAAAGTGCCATTGTTTGAAGGCTTATCAGCAAGTGCATTATACACTACCGAACGTAGTTTTAACTTCAACAGGCAGTTTTATGACCCGGCAACCTTTTACATGCGCGACGCACTTAATTACTATACCTATCCAACAGCAACAGGTAATAGTCTTAACATAACTAACGGCGGCGCTCTGCAGCAATCAAACACTAATCAAAACAATTATAGTTTGCGTGGTCAGTTAGACTTTGATCGCACTTTCAATAAACGCCACCAGTTAACTGCAATTGCCGGTACCGAAATTAGAGAAACAAACATCGGGCAAAATACATCAACGCTATGGGGTTATAACATGGCTACAGGTATTACTAATACCAATATAAATTTCAATACAAGCTCACCTACGTACGCCTACATAGCGGGTTTAAGCCCAACTGCTTATACCACGTTCAATAAAGGGGGCTATCCAACGCAGGTAGATAAACAACGCCGCTTTTTATCATACTACAGCAACGCTGCCTACACATTAGATAACAAGTATATTTTATCTGCAAGTGTGCGGTATGATGATTACAACAACTTTGGTCTTGACCGTAAGTACCGTGCAACTCCATTATGGTCGGCGGGTGCCAAATGGCACATCAGCAGGGAAAATTTCCTGAAAGACGTTAAGTGGATAGATCAGCTTGCTATTCGTGCAACATATGGTGTAAACGGTAACTTGTCATTAAACACCTACCCGTTCACTTATATTTCGCTTGGATCAAATGATGGTGTTACAGGCCAAAGCTCAGCCAATATTATAGCCTTAGCCAATCCGCAATTAAGATGGGAGAAAACCATAGTTAAAAACCTTGGTATTGATTTCAGTTTGTTTAAAAGCAGGTTAAATGGCTCATTTGAGGTATTTGACAAGAATGGTAAAGACTTAGTTTACAGCTTTCCAATAAGCAGCGTTTATCAAGGCAATATTAGTCCGCAACTTACGCGCAACGCAGCTACGTTAACGGGTTGGGGCGTAGAAGCATCACTAAACGGAGTGATAGTACGGAAAACAGATTTCAGCTGGAGCGCTGGTCTTAGCTTTGCCTACAATACCAACAAAATTACTGATGGCCGCTTTAACGAAGCTGCTTATGCTTCTAACCTCGGTACTTCGCCATCAAGTATAAGCTATATTAGTGGTTATCCGTCTGATAAGTTGTTTGTATATCGTAACGCCGGGTTAGATGCTTCGGGCATGACCCAGATATATGATAGAAACGGTGATATTGTAAAATCATCTACCGTAACCTTAACCAGCCTGAGTGATCTTAAATATGCCGGACGCACAACGGCTCCTTACTTTGGTGGTTTTAACACCAATGTTCGCTACAAACAATTTTCATTGTTCGCTCAGTTCTCATACCAGTTTGGGAATGTGTTCCTTAAGCCAAGTATTCAAAACTATATTAGCTCATCAACAACGCTTAGATATGACCTAAGTGCTGATATTGCTAAACGCTGGATGCAACCCGGCGATGAGGCCAATACAGTAGTGCCTGGTTTAGCGGGAGGAAGTGCCACACAGATAAGTTTGATCCGCTACCAGAATTCAGATATTAATGTTCTGAAAGGCGACTACATCCGTATGCGTCAGCTAACATTTGCTTATCAAATACCTAATGCTGTGCTTAATCGCTTTAAAATAAGAGGAGCACAGGTTGGAATTACAGCTAATAACCTTGGGTTAATATGGAGAGCGAACAAGGAGGGTTATGATCCGGACTTTGCCAATTATGTGGGCAGCTTGCGTGGATTACCGGCAGCCAGATCTTACACACTTAACCTGAATTTAAACTTTTAA